The Henningerozyma blattae CBS 6284 chromosome 7, complete genome region CTTTCAGGGTTACGTTTAACATTGTCAGTAATCCAAAACCCTTTAGAAGTTAAACCTTTAAAGATATGAAGAGAGGTTGGTAAAGTCACAGGTTGTTTGGACATACCTCCATATGTTAACATCAACCCGTCTCTTTGTAATTTTCTAGCAATAGCACCACTAGATTTACCACCAACAGAGTTTAATGCCAACTTTATATTTGGATTTGGTCCCAAGAATTTGGGTAAAATTGtcttattaaattctttatcataATTTTGACTTTCAGAAATAACTTTGGTTGCaccaaatttttcttctaatgTTTTAGCAACTTCTTCAAAGTTATCACGATCACGTATAACACTTAAGGAGTTAATTCCCTTAGCTTTAGCTATTTGAGTGACAAACTTAGATACACCAGAAGTACCTGCATTTTGGACTAGCCAATCATTTTCCTTAGGATTCCAATCTTTAATGTAATCATTGACTAATTGATATGCAGTACACCCATTGACACCAACTGTAGCTGCAGTGTAGATATCTAATCCATTAACTTTTACTAATTCATTATCTCTATCAAATAATCTGTAATTGGACCACGTTCCTTGATTCGAACGAATAGGGATTACCCAATCACCAATTTTAAAGGATGAGCTTTTATTTTCTGGTAGAGATATAACTTCAAAGACACCTTCATTCCCAGCAATAGCGGAAGGT contains the following coding sequences:
- the ETR1 gene encoding enoyl-[acyl-carrier-protein] reductase (similar to Saccharomyces cerevisiae ETR1 (YBR026C); ancestral locus Anc_3.228); protein product: MSGVRITKRMASKLPTTFKSIIYSNHNLEDCSSVLSLQNYQPKQNLSKSIVVRTLAFPINPSDINQLQGVYPSLPDKTYDYSTSEPSAIAGNEGVFEVISLPENKSSSFKIGDWVIPIRSNQGTWSNYRLFDRDNELVKVNGLDIYTAATVGVNGCTAYQLVNDYIKDWNPKENDWLVQNAGTSGVSKFVTQIAKAKGINSLSVIRDRDNFEEVAKTLEEKFGATKVISESQNYDKEFNKTILPKFLGPNPNIKLALNSVGGKSSGAIARKLQRDGLMLTYGGMSKQPVTLPTSLHIFKGLTSKGFWITDNVKRNPESKIEAVHEFVKLYTNGDIISPKDEIIPLTWDVKKFTDEQVLDLVKDGINSTGKKKLVVLNWD